The following are encoded in a window of bacterium genomic DNA:
- a CDS encoding four helix bundle protein, which produces MAEIQSIKRYDLEERTLTFARRVRLFVPKLPKITANFEDSKQLIRSSGSVGANYIEANEALSKKDFLLRIKICRKEAKESTFWLKLLDAGKDQSMAEERESLLQEATELMMIFGSIMRKTT; this is translated from the coding sequence ATGGCCGAAATACAAAGTATAAAGCGATATGACCTAGAGGAACGCACGCTAACATTCGCTCGGCGCGTGCGGCTTTTTGTGCCGAAGCTGCCCAAAATAACAGCGAATTTTGAGGATAGCAAACAACTCATCCGATCTTCAGGATCGGTCGGAGCCAACTATATCGAAGCAAATGAGGCGCTCAGTAAAAAGGATTTTCTACTGCGGATCAAAATCTGCCGCAAAGAAGCCAAGGAAAGCACCTTTTGGCTTAAGCTTCTCGATGCCGGCAAAGACCAAAGTATGGCAGAGGAGCGAGAGAGTCTGCTCCAAGAGGCAACCGAACTCATGATGATTTTCGGTTCCATAATGAGAAAAACAACATGA